The genome window AAAACAATTCTGTTTGCCTGCTCGTTTTCTGTTCTAGTTTGGTTTTATGCATTCACTGAGCACTATGTGTTGAAACAGTCTGGTAAGAAAAGTATGCAACAAATTAAATATAGGCTAAAACTACTTTCAAACTATCGAGAGCAAGTATTCAGATGTTCAGAATAACAGAGATCACAATCCCATTCAGAAATTTGTTTCCATACCACTCTGGCccattttgaacattttatttaaacactACAGAAGGTCAAAACTACTCTGCATTTCCACTGCAGAGGTCACTGAAAAGGCAGTCTTAGCACTCTGTACTAACTGCAGTATTAGAAGCAAGACATGCATTCAATTGCAGTTTCCAGATCCATCTTGCACAGAAGCACTGCAAAAAGACCAAACAATCACAGCAAAAATATACTGCAATCATGAAACCTTTCTACCACAGCAAATCCAATCCTGTTAGTTTTAAGCTTCTCCATCTACTTTGCCGCATCCCCTTTTCTCTAGTCTTTGCCCATTCATTCTCTGAACTATTGTCTCAATTTTACATCTTCACAACTCCACCACAGGCATCCATCCAGCAGTTTACCATGTCTTTCAGCTATTAAATGGCTTCTCTAGCTCTGTTACAGAGAGGAAACTACAGTCTCTTCGCATCCCAGCTAAAAAGCCTTATATCCTCTCAGTTGCCTTTGCAATTTCATCCCAATTTAGTTCCACTCATCATATTGCCAGATTCTTACCTTTCCTTTTCTGGTAATAGACCTTCCATGACAACAGATAAGAAATAACTTTCTAAGTCTGATTCTGTGAAGTATCTACCACATCGTTCCAcaagttaagaaaataaaatgagaagcaGCTTATGAGCCAAGTTGGCACCCAGGCTGCCATCATCAGTGAAAAGATGGCAATGACAGGGTAGGAAGATGAGAAGACTGGCTGAGAAGAGTTCTAGGCCAAGGACGAGAATGATATgtacaaagaaaggaagagaaaatgaaagtcTCAAGCTTTGAGATGTGAGTTAGAGCACCAAGCCAAGAGGAAAAACGTGATGGCATTATATATGATGTTGAGAGAATAAAGTGATGCTGAATTCCGGAGAGAAAGAAGCCAAAGCAGGCAAGGTGAGAGCCAGCCAGGTCCAACTGAGATTTCTGGTGCTGCCAaccaaagcagaaggaaaactcTGACCAGCACTATTCATGCAGAAGTCTCACTGCCCTTTCATCATCAAAATACAAGACAGAGAACACAAGAGATGCCAAAACCATGAACCTGGATGATTCACAGCCTGAGGGGAAGGTGAGGAACTTGGCTTTGATATTTGTGTGAAAATTTCCATGCAGCTAACACCATCCCACTAGAAGCAGGCCCTCACTAACTGGTGTAACAGGTTTTAAAGTTCTGCAGTGTTTTGCACCCACATTATGCTCAGTCCTATGCAGCACCATCAGGTGTTCAGCCACAACATCTGCCTTAGGAAAATCTAAACTGATGCTCTAAATGATGAAAAGGGATGGGCAGCACCAGGAATATAAGTGACAGCAGCAGTCCCAGACAGGTCTGGCCAAAGCCACAGAGATCAGGGGGAGGAAGGGCACCTCCAAATTCAAGCTTACAGTTACTTAGATTTTAAGATCTTAaatcatatatttaaaataataataacattcAAATCCTTGCCACTGATGTACCATGGCTcttcttctgctttcattttgcaCTATCTTTTCTACCATCAGCAAGAATATAGCATTAAAtgcttggctttttttctttttttaaataggcaAATAGAGTTTATTACCATTCACATGCATTAAGTTGGTTCCTGATTCAATTCTTTGAATCACTGAAGAGGAGTTTGTCAGTTCCAGGAACAAGGGAGACAGAGGATGACTTGCAGCAAAACTCCAAGGGAACTTTCAGAATTACTAAGTTTAGGAAAAAATGCTGCTGACATTTGCGTTAACAAACTCAAAAAAAGCAAGTAATTTAGTCTATTTTCAAAGTATGTTCTGTCCCAAACAGATTAATTACATATGTTCATGACAATCTttacaaaaaggaaatataCACTTAGCTTTACATTAGAGGATAAAGTCAGCCTAGATTTCACACCACGCTATTTCATTCCGTCAGCTTGTGTTTAAGAGGTTTCATATCTACGATGAGCCAAGTACCCCTGTTTCTCTTATATCATGTAAATTATTTAAGTGTTAAGCATTTTCCATTTACTGCCTTCAGCTCCCACTTCACCATCCTTTCTGACTTCACAATTAGTAAATAGATACTGAAATACATAAACACATAGAGAACTacaatttcaaagcatttaagATCACAAGCTGCTCACTAGAGTAAAAACAGTTAAAAGGTTTTTATAAAAGTAGTAAAAAATTAATACCAAAAAACATCAGTACCAATTAGCAAATAATGTATCACATAGAGTCTAATTCAAGGAGTAATACAGAACTTCAAAATAACAGTCAAGTTCTGTAGATGTGATCCCAGTGGCATAACCCCAGCTACAGAAGCTGGACAGATTTGCAAACGTAGGGAGGCACTGCCACCAGCATGACTATTCTACAGCAGTTGTCTTCTAAATTGTATAGAAGCTGGTATAAAACATTATGTCTGCATTTTACAGGAactaaaacaaggaaaaaaattacataccATACTTGTAATTTTTGAAAGGAGGAGGAAGTCCTGTTCTTGAAGGCAcatctattaaaataaaagcaccaaattaaaacaaagttgtcttttcaaaattatttccactactttattttccattattttatgcATGCACCCTGGACATCCTTTACATCAAAATAAATCTATAACACAGGAGACTTGTTTGAGCATCAAATACTAAAACACAGCCTTTGGCTCAATTTCTATAGTTACTCCATATCTGATTAACTTCACTTGAGCATCAAGTCCCTCCGAACAAAATGACCCATGAGGATGGTGAGTCAATGCAACCACAATATGACCGCAGGAGTCTGATCCTTCAGAAATCTGCCAGGAACATCCTGTTAAACAGTTGCACAGCACTTTTCCCTACATTATACAAACAGCTGACAACTGTCATTCATAACTGAATTGTTCACTAAATATAGCCATGCAAACCAGCCACAAAAAGGAAGCCAAACTTTAGAAAATTAGCTCTTTAGCCACATACAGGACACAGCCCGTAAACAACTGCAAGAACACTAACACCTTCCCTGGTGCCAATGCTCCCAGTGATTTAACCGGGGCCTTGGAAGGCCCAGCCATTTGCAGGGTCAGTAGTTTAACAATTTATCTCAAATTCCCCCTTCAAAACAGACCACAGTAGGGGAAGGAACATGGCTCCTTTTGGACCAGGAACAGCGCTACCCATCCATCTGTGGAATGAAGTTCCAAAAAGTCTTGTTCAAGACACTATCTTTGTCTCAAATAACAGCAAGTGGCAGCACTGCTCACATCAAAAGTAAGTTTCTTAGCATTCTTTTTTATCTTATTCTTCATACCAGCAGCTGTACCATATGTTCTGAAAGTGCTTGTAGTTTTCTAAAAGCATGCTAAGATTTTGCCACGTCTCTCATTGCCAGAAGCAGGGAAGGCGATGAAAACATAACACAGCTGTGAGGCCCAGAGCAACATCCTAGGAGTTGCTCAAATGCTATCAGCTATAACAGTTCGAGACTCGTTTAAGCTGATTTCATGCCAAAAAATCACATGATGTTATTTGCACCCTTTGAATGTCTCCATTTAGGTGTGTAGAAATACACCTACAAAATTAGGGCTAACACCCTAACTACTCAGTTGCTGCGTGCGCTGGTCTATTTGAATTAACTTTTAGATAGACTGTCACTTTCAACCAGGCTTCTAAAACATAGATGAGTAAATCTGCACCACTAAACTCAAGATGGAGACAGAAACTCATAAGCAAACAGGCACGGTGAGACCTCAGTGtcaaaaacagtatttctcTTCTCACAAATAGCAAACAGACTTGTACTCCCACATTCCACATATTGAGATAGTTCCTAAGGATCAAAGGCTCTCTAAATTCTATTAATTTAGTCCTGTTAATTTATGAATAGCTGCCTGACAGCACCACTCAAGGAGCCTGAGGCACTGAGCCAAATGCAGAAACGCCCTCTTCTCTTTTTGACTGAACATGGGGATTTGGGCAGAGGGAGCAGTTTTCCCAAATTTTGACATAGTACACTGACAATGGAAGCTCTTACTAACTCCAGACTGCTCATTCAATGGAGGAGAGGACACAGAGGATGTAAACACAAATCTGGCATCTTTACCAGCACCATAGAATTCCCATTTATTTGCTCGCCTCCACTCTCCCCTGCAGAGATAGCAACACATGGGtctaaaacaaattaataagaCAACTGCACCTTACCCTTCCGCACAAAATTAATGAACTGCTTTACTGTCTGATCCAAGTTAACCCCATGATACACCACAGGTCTGAAGTTCCGGTGTTCAAAAGAGCGAACAAGGCGGACTGTGATGGTTGAGCTTTCTGCTGACATGAGAATTAATTCTGAATAACCTGGAAAACATTAAAGAGAGGAATTATTGCTTTTTCTCTACGTACAAGCACAGCTTGAAAACAAGGTGCAGGTGGGCCTCATGCAAAGATTAAAACACAGTGAGAAATTCAATAGCATTTTGTCTTCTGGGACTTCACTTTTAGATTTCTATAGAAGCAGTAACAGGATCTCAAAACAAACAGGGTTACCTAGGATATTATTGACTCCGCACACCAAATAGTCCACTATTTGTACCTGTGCTGTGTACTACAACACCAGACGCCTTATTAAACTCACAAAAACCTTACAGATAAATGCAAGGATGTCACTTCAGTTTTAAGTGACTGAAGGTTTTACCTGCTGGGTGAGTAACATTGTGCTCTAAAAGAATGTATTaacaggaacaaaaccaaactgcttTTAATATACTTATGTCGCAGAGAGCATAATACCCTGAAAAATGCTTGAGCTCTTACACAACACTCATTTTCACCTACATACAGAAAGTGGAGAAACCTCCCCCACATCCACATGCATATAATTCTCCTGGTATACTATGACATAATTAAGGGGGATAATTTAATTTGTAATAGCAGGTCTCTAGAATTGCTCTACAGGGGTTACTCTACTGTAATAGAGAGCAGAACCTACAATGGACTCGCCTTATCAACCCAATCCTCTCTTCAAACAAGCCCACGCATTATTCCATTGGGTTCTTTCCACGGGAAAACGAGCTATCTCCTACCTCAGCAAACTCCTCTATTTTTGGTGGAGGGCACTCCTCAGCAACCTTGCTTTCTGGTCACATGCTAaactgctgtggctgctgcagcaaTGAGCAAAGACTGCAGTGGAAGTGCTGCAACATCAGTCAGGGGCACAACACAATCTCTGCACCTCCCATCCCTTAGCAGCCATTTCAGTCACCACTTCCAGTCCTGCAAGGGTTTCTCTTACCTATTCAtccctttctgttcttttctttggGTGAttattctggttttctgtggggAAATTATTAAGGCACCCCACCATCATGACAGTACCTCCCAGTCTTTTCTATATTTGTCCTAGCAAATCCTggcaaaataaaccaacaatattttcttcaaatactTTCTGCAGAATGGGGACACAGGCCTTCCACATCACAATTGCAAAGATGGGTGTTCTCTTGATGTTATTCCACATGGGCTTGAGAACTGAATGGCACAGAGCAGAGGTAAGAGAAAAATGCACCATCGCCTGAGCACcatcaaagaatcacagaacgtcagggattggaagggacctcaaaagatcattcagtccaatctccctgccagagcaggaacacccagatgaggttacacaggaagctgtccaggcgggttttgaatgtctctagtgaaggagactccacaacctccctgggcagcccagtccaatgctctgtcaccctcactgtgaagaaatttcttctcgtatttaagtggaacctcttgtgttccagtttgtaccccaAAGAACGCCGTAGGAATACAGACTAGGGAAGCACAGTTAGAAACGGCCACTTTTCACATGTTTTTATACAGACCTAACAGACTGATCCCACCTAGGGCTGGGACCAACGCAGCAGATTCTCCTCAGAGCGCTGCCCAGGTCAGAGGTGCTGATGATCAACACCTCTCGCAAAGAAGAACCTTCCCGGGGCCTAGCCGGCCGCAGCACTAGGGCCCGCGGCGGAGCGCCCCTCACTCCAGAACATCTTCCTAGGACCGAGCGGCTTCTCCCCAGCCCTCACCCCGCCCCACCCAACAGGGACCGTTAACGGCCTCGGCCTTACTAACCGACTTCCCGCCGACACTTCCGGGTGTCTCCTCGCCCCGCCTCACGCAGCCGCACCAATCACGTCCTTTCGCTGCCACCCACCGCACCGAAGGATTGGCTGCCAGGTGCTCTGTCACCGCCCCCTTCCTCGCGCCTCCGAGACGCAGAGAGGCCCCGCCTTCCGAGTCCCTCCCGTTGAGCAATGTCCTCATGCTGGCGCGCCCGCCCATCCCGTGCCACCCCCGCATTGGCTCTTTGCCTGGCCTCTCCCAATCCCTGGCAAGCGCCGATTGGCTCCGTGTCGGCCGCGGCGCTGCGATTGGCCATCTGACCCTCTGGTGAGGAGTGAAGCGGCCGAGCGGTGGAGGGGGCGCGGCAGACGCCAAGGGGGCCGGGATCGTTTAGGGGTCGTCGCCATGTCTGAGGTACGGGCTGTGCcggtggggctgtggggggtttggggtggtgGAGTatctccctccctttctctccGCCGTCTTTGGCGGCAGCAGCCCGCGGGTGCTCACCTCCGTCCTACCCTGAGGACTTTGCTCCCCTCTAGGCCGCGTTCCAGAAGGCCGCTGAGGAGGTGAAGCAGCTCAAGTCGCAGCCTACGGACCAAGAGATGCTGGACGTTTACAGCCACTACAAACAGGCCACAGTGGGCGACGTGAACACGGGTGGGTACCGCCTGTGCCCCGCGCTGGGCGGAGGGGTGGGGGCGATACTGCTTTGGCCTGAGCCAAAGTGCCTGGAGGCACTTAAGGAGGCAAAGCCTCTCCCCTATTGCCTGCATCGTTTTGTGCAATCCAGCGGCTTAGCAAAAATGACTCAATACCGAGTTGGCATAGATTTGTATGCAGGCAGGCAGAAGCTGACCTGATAAGGGGTTTTGCAACTTGTGATTTTTAGATTAACTCAGCTGCTGTCTCATAAATCGTATGGTAATGGTCTGAGGAtcctttgtgtttgcttttgtgtgaGTACTGGGTTTGA of Columba livia isolate bColLiv1 breed racing homer chromosome 7, bColLiv1.pat.W.v2, whole genome shotgun sequence contains these proteins:
- the C7H2orf76 gene encoding UPF0538 protein C2orf76 homolog isoform X5; the protein is MSAESSTITVRLVRSFEHRNFRPVVYHGVNLDQTVKQFINFVRKDVPSRTGLPPPFKNYKYDTMKIIHQAHKSKTGELVVSLEDDDKLILKEDSTLKAAGVGYREMKIIK
- the C7H2orf76 gene encoding UPF0538 protein C2orf76 homolog isoform X4, which produces MSAESSTITVRLVRSFEHRNFRPVVYHGVNLDQTVKQFINFVRKDVPSRTGLPPPFKNYKYDTMKIIHQAHKSKTGELVVSLEDDDKLILKEDSTLKAAGVVTLTSPSSPWCLRGSL